GGATTCCAGAAAATCTAAGTACTTCGAATCCAAATTTAAAGGCAGGGTCAGACTTGATCCTCAAAGTGGTGCACTGTACATCTCTAAGGTCCAGAAAGAGGACAACAGCACCTATATCATGAGGGTGTTGAAAAAGACTGGGAATGAGCAAGAATGGAAGATCAAACTGCAAGTGCTTGGTGAGTCAGGGGAGCCAAAGAGCAAATCCCCACTCCAGTGGCCCTGGATGGACCACTGTAGGGCTTCCTGGGAGGCATGGGGCACTctcagggaggaggagagaaaaaccTCAGGACAGGTTTGATTCATTTTTCCTTGATCCAGTTCTATTTGGGAGTGAGCCTAGGTCAACAGATCCCCAAATTAACAATCTTAGGACATTTAACACCTCTTCTGAAGTTAGTGAGTCTAAGCTTTGAAGAGAAGGAAAACTAGAGATTTTTCCTATTTCCTTCATATTGTCCTGTGATCAACCTAAATCAGCTCAGCTCATCTTAGTTATATCTCTGAAATTAGGCTTCATTGGACTTAAGAAAGAGAGTGTATTAATATAACGAATGGGGCAGGAGTTATCAGAATTTTTCAACTTTCATAATGGGCAGGACAAAAAAACTTCCACTCATAGCTCCAGTCTAACCAGTGTATATGGAATAAGGACTCAGGTATTATACCTGGAGCCAGACAGACTTGGGTTCAAAACTCTGGTCAGTTGCTCACTAGCTGTGCAGCCTTGAAAAAAGATCTTCACATCTCTGTGCCCATATTAGGTAAGATTCTTTTGATAGCAAGTAACAGAAACTAATTCAATGTACCTTTaccaaaaaaggagaatttaGTTTAAGAAACTAGGGCTATTTAAAGCAATTCAAAGAGTTTAAAAGAGCTAGTAAGCGCTGAAGGGGAGAAGATTGAAAACCAGGTTCAGGCCAGACCCCCTAGCTTCAGGAATCTGTGGACTATGCCTATGGATTTGGATTCCTGACATTTTACACATGTTATCTCTCAAAACTTAGACTTTTGCTCCTCTGAGTTTCAATTCTCAGGGCAatttaaagagagagaaactgataGTCCCAATTTAGTTCAGGTATGTGTACCTGATCTAAACATTTTTGGTGAAAGGATCAGATTATAAGGCAGAAACATGGATATGGGGAGGGCTCCAGGGGTTGGGGTATGCAATTCTTGTAGAAGAGCAGGGCTAAATAATCCAAGAGTGGTGTTCCCTTGAGAGCCTTGGGTTCTTCATCATATTATGAGAATAATTCTACTTACCTTTTAGGATGTCATTAGAGTCAAAGTAGATAAGGaaagtgaaaacattttttaaaatgtcaaaacatGCAAATGAAGAGTGTTGTATACATTCAAGTTCCACCAGCCAGACAGTCCCTGATCCAAGCAGTCAGATTCCCCTTCTAACTCTTCTTCCATGTCATATGGGCTGAAAATTCAGAAAGTCCTGGGAACAAAAAGATTCAAGGTCTCTTACAGTGGTGTTCTGGTTAACAAGCTCtacaagatttaaaaacaaaacaaaacaaaaaagccctaAAGTGTTTCATTTACCAAATTTgtaatttctgtggtttaaatACTGCTACCACAGTTGATTTCAATAAACTAATGGTTTCACAAAAAGCTTGCAAAATTTCTGAGTACTTAAAAATCCACAAACTGGCTTGGGCTTCAGTACATCCTGCCTGAGGGTAAGATTTCCAGGAAGTGATTAGCAGAAAAAATGGTCCTCTGGTCCAGCCCAAGCATTTCTGACAGCTCAAAGCGAGCATCTTGGAGCTGGACAACCCAAGCTGGCTCAATTAATTCCATCAGCAAAGTGCCCAGTGCTGTGCTGATCACCATGGGAAATGCAGAAGGAGTGTAAGATATGAGGCTAGAACACAGGAAATGGTGAAAATCAGGATAAAAATTGCTCAATTAAAGCATATAGGGGAAGTCCAGGAAACTTCTATAACCTCTGTAGTCTGAGCAATCTTTTAGCCATCTGAGATCAGCTTCACAGAGGAGATAAAACTAGAGTTCTACAGACCAGATTGGTAGAGCTTCTAGAGCCTCTCCACACATACAACCAAGAGGCAAGCTCTGATCTGGTCAATTCTCTGCCATCTTTTAATCTTATGGGATTTGAGTTGCATTGATTCTGCAGATGTTTTGCCCTTGACCAGAATGAAAAGATCTCAGAAGATTGCAGGTAAACCAGCCTTAGCCAAGGAAGGACCAGATGCTGGGACTATCTCTCATTCTCTCTGGCAGCAGTACAACAGTAATAATGGTAAAATGACCTCTAGAATATATGCAATACTTACACTCTGCAAAAAGCAATTATCCATAACAGGTGACATTTTATCTTACTAACATTGTGCGATGAGGTAGAGTCAGTTTACAGATGACAGCAAGGGGGTTAACTACCTTGCCTAATGTCACTCCACTAGAGTCAATTCCaggacccaggctggtctcactccaaAACTAGTGTTTTTGTGCCtacttgcctccctccctcccttctttttctttttctttttcttctcttctcttctcttcttttctctctctttcttcctttcttcttcttttttttttttgaaggtcttctccttacccaggctggagtgcagtggtacaatcatagtttattgcagcctggaactcctgggctccagcaatcctcctatctcagcctcctgagtagcagggactaaaAGTgcacaccacctcacctggctacttttcttttctttatttctttttttttttttcttagaaactgagtctctctatgttgcccaggctgttctcttaactcctggctgcaagcaatcctcctacctcagcctcccagattgctgggattacaggtgtgagccgctgcacccggctgTGTTTTATCCTTTCTATCTCATAAGTACTTTATTCATCCTTTCATGAGATACTTATAGAATACCCGCCATGTGGCAGGGATTGTGCTAGACATGGAGATACCAAAGTTAGCAGACCAATCTGTTTATCACAATTGATGTGGCTGGAAGTTACACGAAATTCTTCTCTGTAGCTCTGCCAGAGTCTAGAAGGCTGGCACCTGCACTGGATGGTTGTGCAAAGGACTTTGCCACGTGCAGGCAGGTACCTCTTACCTTAGGACTCTTGCTGAATCTAAGCCCGATAATTGGAGAGACAGACCAGCCAAGGTGCCCGCCATGAACCATTGCTAGAGAAGGGTCCCTGAGCATCTCAGACAGTTGGTATACTAAGTCTGACCCCAGAAAGTCTCTGGGCTGTTTGTTCAGGCTCACACATGATCATAACCCCATTTTGTTCCCAGAGCATATAATGGACTGTGGCGCCCCCTCCAGGACCCAGCTTAGCTTCACTGCCTAGGAGCTGCTCTTGCAGTCTGTGAGgcctcaggaggtcaagactgctcACTGGCTCCCTCTGTAGAACTTCTTCTTCatgactctgcctcctggggcacTCAGGCCCCTTCCTTGGATCCCTCCGTTCTTTGCTGGCTAAACCTTCACAGCATGAATGCCTCACTGTTTCATCTTACAACATCCTCCTCACTTTCAGACCCTGTACCCAAGCCTGTCATCAAAATTGAGAAGATAGAAGACGTGGATGACAACTGTTATCTGAAACTGTCATGTGTGATACCTGGCGAGTCTATAAACTACACCTGGTATGGGGATAAAAGTCCCTTCCCAAAGGAGTTCCAGAACAGTGTGCTTGAAACCACCCTTAAGCCACATAATTACTCCAGGTGTTATACTTGCCAAGTCAGCAATTCCGTGAGCAGCAAGAATGGCACGGTCTGCCCCAGTCCACCCTGTACCCTGGGTAAGAAGGATCCCTGGGAGCTGAGGGGGGCACAGGGTAACTGGAGTTCTTTTGAACAAAGAAAGTCTGGGTGTCCTACTCAGCCTCCTTGCACAGTGTGGTGGTGAATCCCTAAGGTGTCTGGGAGAGCTGGGAGACATGGGTTCTGCCACCAGCTCTACCACCACCTCCCAGCCGGCTCACCTCAACTTCATGGGGCTCAGTGTTCTCACCTGCAAAGGACATTTGGCAGAGATCTCTGAtactcctcttccctctcctgctCTAACAAAGCATAGTCCTAACATCTGAGGCCAAGGTCATCATAGAGTAGTCTGAAACATCAGGGTGAGCAGGGAGAAGGAAGGGCAAGTGGGTGAGCAGCTGTCTAGAGGGGCTTCATTAGACAGCCGAAGTCAGCCAAGGAAAGAGGGACTGAGGTCATTAGACAGCCAAAGTCAGCCAAGGAAAGAGGGACTGAGGAGACGGGCTTGAGAGAGGCTGTCGAGCAGGCATGAGAGCCTGAGCCTCAGGCGAAGCTTCTCCTCCCCAGGCTGATGTTCCTAGATGAAGTTAGGAAGCCAAATTCCCCTGTCTCCTGGGAGGATCCACTCATTGGAGTGTCACACCTGGCTCTAGATCAGGCCTACACTGGTGCTAGCATGGGACAGCTAAGGCCGTGAGTTTTAGAGTCAGTCATACCTGGGGTCACTTCTAGGACTGTCACTTACTAGCTAAACAAGTTACTTAGCTTCCCCAAGTCATGTTCTTCCTAAATAAAGGACAAAATAACAGTTCTTATCTCGTGCTAAGGATTCAGTGAGACAAGACACGTAACCTGCCTATCACAGTGGCTGACAAGTCCTtagtaagtgggagctaaatgagatGCTGTCTCTTAGAGTTTTGGGGACCCTTAATAAACTTGGATCAATATCTCCAGCACTCTGGGCCCCCTACCCTCCACAATCCTGAAGTCAGATCCCTGAGCCCTAGCGTACACATTCTTCTAGAATAACTCAGACCTGAGGTGCTCACATTCACCTGTGACGCCTGTCATGCCCAGTCATCAGGGATCCTGGCCTCTGAGAACATTGCTGTTTTGTGGTCTTCCTGGGCTCTGTCTACCCTCCTTATCTGCACTGATTTCTTTATCTCTACTCCCACATGTGGACTACGGAGACTGTATGCTCTTCCTTATTCTTCCTAACTAATTGGCCCTGTCTCTACCAGCCTCTCCTGATATGCCCTGCTCTTCTGCCACCACAGACCCACTGTGACAGTTTGGTATCTGACCATGAGAACACAATTTGGCTGGTGGTTCCAACACCACCCTCATATCAATATCACATCCTGAGatccagaaaaaggaagaagcacATTCCCtgtcctctgtaaaatgggtgtgaCTGTTCATCCAAAGAGAGgataaaagcaataataaatcCATTTTTGGAAGGATAAACCCTTCTGTCACTTTTTAGTCACCCAAATTATCCTAGAAAGCCCCCTCAAACTCCCTTCCCTATGGTAactctcattccttttttgttttgattttctccAGCTCagcccttccccaccccagcaTCTAAGCTTTCCTTccatcccttttctttttccttccttttctgtcttcctttctcttcccttcttcttcctAGTTGGTGCAGATACTTAGTGGGGTGGAGAAACAAGGAAAGGAAGTGGTCCTTTTCTCTCTAAAGTCAGCTGTGCATTGTATCATGTGGTCATCTGTCTGTACCTGAAGATCTACCCTACCTCGTTGATGTCCAGAGTAGGGGAGCGATGCTTTCCCAGGCCACAGATATGTCGAGGTAACCTTTGTGCACGGGACCCAGGTAAGCCAGTGATATTTAAGGAATTTCTGCACTTTTTATACTTTATGTTTGGGGAGATTGAGGAAAAGAATGTCCTAGGCAAATAGGATGGGATTCAGGGAAGAAATTCATTCCCCTGCTCTGTGAGCTCCCACACCAGTGTCCAGTACCCTTGCCCCTTCTCAATACATTAGTCGAAATAAAGATACCTAAGTGTATAGGGTTTTCTTGCTCTTTCAGCCCGGTCCTTTGGAGTAGTATGGATTGCAAGTTGGCTAGTGGTCACGGTGCCCACCATTCTTGGCCTGTTACTTACCTGAGATGAGCTCTTTTAACTCAAGTGAAACTTCAAGGCCAGAAGATCTTGCCTGTTGGTAACCATGCTCCTCACCAGGACAGAAACTGTATAGGCTGACCAGAAGTGTGCTGCTGAATTATCAACGAGGATTTTcaagttaacttttaaaaactggttattatttaattttatatcccTTTGTTGTTTTCTAGTACACATATAGAGATATAGAGATACACATGCTTT
This portion of the Pongo abelii isolate AG06213 chromosome 1, NHGRI_mPonAbe1-v2.0_pri, whole genome shotgun sequence genome encodes:
- the CD48 gene encoding CD48 antigen isoform X2, whose translation is MCSRGWDSCLALELLLLPLSLLVTSIQGHWVHMTVVSGSNVTLNISESLPENYKQLTWFYTFDQKIVEWDSRKSKYFESKFKGRVRLDPQSGALYISKVQKEDNSTYIMRVLKKTGNEQEWKIKLQVLDPVPKPVIKIEKIEDVDDNCYLKLSCVIPGESINYTWYGDKSPFPKEFQNSVLETTLKPHNYSRCYTCQVSNSVSSKNGTVCPSPPCTLGKKDPWELRGAQGNWSSFEQRKSGCPTQPPCTVWW
- the CD48 gene encoding CD48 antigen isoform X1 — translated: MCSRGWDSCLALELLLLPLSLLVTSIQGHWVHMTVVSGSNVTLNISESLPENYKQLTWFYTFDQKIVEWDSRKSKYFESKFKGRVRLDPQSGALYISKVQKEDNSTYIMRVLKKTGNEQEWKIKLQVLDPVPKPVIKIEKIEDVDDNCYLKLSCVIPGESINYTWYGDKSPFPKEFQNSVLETTLKPHNYSRCYTCQVSNSVSSKNGTVCPSPPCTLGPLECCAHGIRKRSNKEWWQTCRLHVSSLLTCMLHCPNGLH
- the CD48 gene encoding CD48 antigen isoform X3, with the translated sequence MCSRGWDSCLALELLLLPLSLLVTSIQGHWVHMTVVSGSNVTLNISESLPENYKQLTWFYTFDQKIVEWDSRKSKYFESKFKGRVRLDPQSGALYISKVQKEDNSTYIMRVLKKTGNEQEWKIKLQVLDPVPKPVIKIEKIEDVDDNCYLKLSCVIPGESINYTWYGDKSPFPKEFQNSVLETTLKPHNYSRCYTCQVSNSVSSKNGTVCPSPPCTLARSFGVVWIASWLVVTVPTILGLLLT